A stretch of the Dioscorea cayenensis subsp. rotundata cultivar TDr96_F1 chromosome 4, TDr96_F1_v2_PseudoChromosome.rev07_lg8_w22 25.fasta, whole genome shotgun sequence genome encodes the following:
- the LOC120258460 gene encoding 28 kDa ribonucleoprotein, chloroplastic-like codes for MALSSALKLTSMVDGCLSSLPTISFTSNTSCFPLLLLPSKRPGFHPLSCSSRRSLPFVSLVAQTSSWAQPKEEEEKEEGALSGLSDWEGEDVGGLFAEGEPEGDDGYMGEEHEVEGEDEGEDEEQSYPPPPADAKLFVGNLPYDVESEQLAQLFEQAGVVEVSEVIFNRKTDQSLGFGFVTMSTVHEAKRAVEMFHRYDYNGRLLTVNKAAPRGSRPVQIRDYEPTFRLYVGNLPWQVDGQRLKEVFGEHGNVIDAKVVSDRETGRSRGFGFVTMGSKEELDGAIAALDGGSLDGRTIRVSVAEERPRRFSY; via the exons ATGGCCTTGTCCTCAGCTCTCAAGCTCACATCGATGGTGGATGGCTGCCTCAGCTCCCTTCCCACCATTTCTTTCACTTCCAACACGTCCTGTTTTCCCTTACTCTTACTTCCATCCAAACGGCCCGGATTCCATCCTCTCTCCTGCTCTTCACGACGGAGCCTTCCATTCGTATCTCTCGTTGCCCAGACCTCCAGCTGGGCTCAaccaaaggaggaggaggagaaggaggagggggCTTTGTCCGGGTTGTCTGATTGGGAAGGAGAGGATGTAGGTGGACTCTTCGCAGAAGGAGAGCCTGAAGGGGATGATGGGTATATGGGGGAGGAACATGAGGTTGAGGGTGAAGATGAGGGTGAGGATGAGGAGCAGTCTTATCCGCCCCCGCCGGCGGATGCCAAGCTGTTTGTCGGAAACCTCCCTTATGATGTTGAAAGCGAGCAGCTTGCCCAGCTTTTTGAACAGGCTGGAGTTGTTGAGGTCTCTGag GTTATTTTCAATAGGAAAACAGATCAAAGCCTTGGCTTTGGGTTTGTCACAATGAGCACTGTTCACGAAGCTAAGAGAGCAGTGGAGATGTTCCACCGCTAT GATTATAACGGCAGGCTTTTGACTGTAAACAAGGCAGCTCCCCGAGGATCCCGACCAGTTCAAATTCGAGATTACGAACCTACTTTCCGGCTATATGTGGGAAATCTACCATGGCAAGTGGATGGTCAACGCCTGAAAGAAGTATTTGGTGAACATGGTAATGTGATCGATGCAAAAGTTGTTAGCGACAGGGAGACAGGAAGGTCACGAGGATTTGGCTTCGTCACAATGGGATCAAAAGAAGAACTAGATGGTGCGATTGCTGCTCTTGACGGAGGG AGCTTGGATGGGCGAACAATTAGAGTGAGCGTCGCGGAGGAAAGACCGCGACGGTTTTCATACTGA